Proteins encoded together in one Bradyrhizobium sp. PSBB068 window:
- a CDS encoding class II aldolase/adducin family protein translates to MQFRVSPTSLQDSTSAEEWQARVDLAAAHRLAYIHGFSEGIFNHLTFVVPGRSDRYYQIPFGMHWSEVTASSFMEVGIDDAEVKRGEGEVERSCYCIHAPIHKALPQAKAVFHTHMPYASALTRLEDPRIKEIGQTEVGLSEAIAYDDLYTGPALDPAEGARLAKVIGNKTILFMANHGISTVGATVADAYDRLYYIERAAQVQIYAMWTQQPLKQLPQHVVEKTKRDFRDDHLYRGPSPSQRHFDALKRMLDRKEPDYAT, encoded by the coding sequence ATGCAGTTCAGGGTTTCGCCGACATCGCTGCAGGACAGTACGAGCGCCGAGGAATGGCAGGCGCGGGTCGATCTCGCCGCGGCGCATCGGCTCGCCTACATCCACGGCTTTTCGGAAGGCATCTTCAACCATCTCACCTTCGTAGTGCCCGGCCGCAGCGACCGCTACTACCAGATCCCGTTCGGCATGCACTGGTCGGAGGTGACTGCGTCGTCCTTCATGGAGGTCGGTATCGACGATGCCGAGGTGAAGCGCGGCGAGGGTGAGGTCGAGCGCTCCTGCTATTGCATCCACGCGCCGATCCACAAGGCGCTGCCGCAAGCCAAGGCGGTGTTCCACACCCACATGCCGTATGCGAGCGCGCTGACGCGGCTCGAGGATCCTCGCATCAAGGAGATCGGCCAGACCGAGGTCGGACTGTCGGAGGCGATCGCCTATGACGACCTCTATACCGGCCCTGCGCTCGACCCTGCGGAAGGTGCGCGGCTCGCCAAGGTGATCGGCAACAAGACCATCCTGTTCATGGCCAATCACGGCATCTCGACCGTCGGCGCGACCGTCGCCGATGCCTATGATCGGCTCTACTACATCGAGCGCGCCGCGCAGGTGCAGATCTACGCGATGTGGACCCAGCAGCCGCTCAAGCAATTGCCGCAGCATGTGGTGGAAAAGACCAAGCGCGATTTCCGCGACGATCACCTCTACAGGGGCCCAAGCCCGTCGCAGCGGCATTTCGATGCGCTGAAGCGGATGCTGGACCGCAAGGAGCCGGACTACGCGACGTAG
- a CDS encoding nuclear transport factor 2 family protein — translation MTDHATVARNYIALWNERTPSRRREMLSTNWTSDARYVDPLMSGDGHEGVDALIAGVQQKFPDFTFKLIGEPNGFGDHVRFSWGLGPDGVDSPIKGTDFALLKDGRIRSITGFLDQVPGA, via the coding sequence ATGACCGACCATGCCACCGTCGCCCGCAACTACATCGCGCTCTGGAACGAGCGGACGCCGAGCCGGCGCCGCGAGATGCTGAGCACAAACTGGACCAGTGATGCGCGCTATGTCGATCCGCTGATGAGCGGCGACGGCCATGAGGGCGTCGATGCGCTGATCGCCGGCGTGCAGCAGAAGTTTCCGGACTTCACCTTCAAGCTGATCGGCGAGCCGAACGGCTTCGGCGACCACGTCCGCTTCTCCTGGGGCCTCGGGCCCGACGGCGTCGACAGCCCGATCAAGGGCACCGACTTCGCCCTGCTGAAGGACGGCCGGATCAGGAGCATCACCGGCTTCCTCGACCAGGTGCCGGGGGCCTAA
- a CDS encoding lysine--tRNA ligase, with translation MSVIDLAASPSDLRALAEQSNAWPFEQAKAIVARLKKNPKDEVLFETGYGPSGLPHIGTFGEVARTTMVRHAFRVLTEDKIKTRLLAFSDDMDGLRKVPDNVPNKELLQQHLGKPLTKVPDPFGTHPSFGQHNNARLRAFLDQFGFDYEFASSTEYYTSGRFDAALLRMLERIEKVMAIMLPSLREERAASYSPFLPICPRTGLVLYVPVTAHDAKAGTISYEDPDTKESVTVPVTGGRCKLQWKPDWAMRWYALGVDYEMAGKDLIDSVKLSAKICAALGGTPPEGFNYELFLDEKGQKISKSKGNGLTIDEWLRYASPESLSLFMYREPKAAKRLYFDVIPRNVDDYQQFLDGFTRQEPRQQLQNPVWHIHSGKPPQADMPVTFQLLLTLVSSSNAENAETLWGFIGRYRPGVTPETHPKLDAMVGYAINYYRDFVAPTKQFREPTEGERAALQDLRDALANMQADATAEDIQNVVYEIGRREPFLDMVKKGKDGRPGVSLDWFNMLYQVLLGQEKGPRFGSFVAVYGVQNAVNMIDGALARSS, from the coding sequence ATGTCCGTGATTGATCTTGCCGCCAGCCCGAGCGACCTGCGGGCGCTCGCCGAACAATCCAACGCCTGGCCGTTCGAGCAGGCGAAAGCGATTGTGGCGCGGCTGAAGAAAAATCCGAAGGACGAAGTGCTGTTCGAGACCGGCTACGGCCCCTCGGGCCTGCCGCATATCGGCACCTTCGGCGAGGTCGCGCGCACCACGATGGTGCGCCATGCCTTCCGCGTGCTCACCGAGGACAAGATCAAGACGCGGCTGCTTGCCTTCTCCGACGACATGGACGGCCTGCGCAAGGTGCCGGACAACGTGCCGAACAAGGAGCTGCTGCAACAGCATCTCGGCAAGCCGCTGACCAAGGTGCCCGATCCGTTCGGCACCCACCCGAGCTTCGGCCAGCACAACAATGCGCGTCTGCGCGCCTTCCTCGATCAGTTCGGCTTCGACTACGAGTTCGCGAGCTCGACCGAATACTACACCTCGGGCCGGTTCGATGCCGCGTTGCTGCGGATGCTGGAGCGGATCGAGAAGGTGATGGCGATCATGCTACCCTCGCTGCGTGAGGAGCGCGCCGCGAGCTATTCGCCGTTCCTGCCGATCTGTCCGCGCACCGGTCTCGTGCTCTACGTGCCGGTGACCGCGCACGACGCCAAGGCCGGCACGATCTCCTATGAAGATCCCGACACCAAGGAGAGCGTCACCGTCCCGGTCACCGGCGGCCGCTGCAAGCTGCAATGGAAGCCGGACTGGGCGATGCGCTGGTACGCGCTCGGCGTCGACTATGAAATGGCCGGCAAGGACCTGATCGACTCGGTGAAGCTGTCGGCGAAGATCTGCGCGGCGCTCGGCGGCACGCCGCCGGAAGGCTTCAACTATGAACTGTTCCTCGACGAGAAGGGCCAGAAGATCTCGAAGTCGAAGGGCAATGGCCTGACCATCGACGAGTGGCTGCGCTATGCCTCGCCGGAATCGCTGTCGCTGTTCATGTATCGCGAGCCCAAGGCGGCGAAGCGGCTCTATTTCGACGTCATCCCGCGCAATGTCGACGACTACCAGCAGTTCCTCGATGGCTTCACGCGCCAGGAACCGCGACAGCAGCTGCAGAATCCGGTCTGGCACATCCATTCCGGCAAGCCGCCGCAGGCCGACATGCCGGTCACCTTCCAGCTGCTGCTGACGCTGGTGTCGTCGTCGAATGCGGAAAATGCCGAGACGCTGTGGGGCTTCATCGGCCGCTATCGGCCGGGTGTGACGCCCGAGACCCATCCGAAGCTCGATGCAATGGTCGGCTACGCCATCAACTATTATCGCGACTTCGTGGCGCCGACCAAGCAGTTCCGCGAACCGACCGAGGGTGAACGCGCCGCGTTGCAGGACCTGCGCGATGCGCTCGCCAACATGCAAGCTGATGCGACCGCGGAAGATATCCAGAACGTGGTCTACGAGATCGGCCGCCGCGAGCCGTTCCTCGACATGGTCAAGAAGGGCAAGGACGGCCGTCCGGGCGTGTCGCTCGACTGGTTCAACATGCTCTACCAGGTGCTGCTCGGCCAGGAGAAGGGCCCGCGCTTCGGCTCCTTCGTCGCGGTCTATGGTGTGCAGAACGCGGTCAACATGATCGACGGTGCGCTGGCGCGGTCGTCGTAA
- a CDS encoding RidA family protein, whose amino-acid sequence MSIQRFETGPRMSQAVVHGNTVYLAGVVAGKAAGGSVTDQTKDILSIIDGHLAKAGTDKSKLLSATIYITDMKTFPEMNAVWDGWVSAGNTPARATVEAKLAAPQYNVEIMVVAAK is encoded by the coding sequence ATGAGCATTCAGCGTTTCGAAACCGGCCCGCGCATGAGCCAGGCTGTCGTACACGGCAACACCGTCTATCTGGCCGGCGTCGTCGCCGGCAAGGCGGCGGGCGGCAGCGTCACCGACCAGACCAAGGACATCCTGTCGATCATCGACGGCCATCTCGCCAAGGCCGGCACCGACAAGTCGAAGCTCCTCAGCGCGACCATCTACATCACCGACATGAAGACCTTCCCGGAGATGAACGCGGTGTGGGATGGCTGGGTCTCCGCGGGCAACACCCCGGCCCGTGCCACCGTCGAGGCCAAGCTTGCGGCGCCCCAGTACAATGTCGAGATCATGGTCGTCGCGGCCAAGTAA
- a CDS encoding SCO family protein, translated as MTRTTRPLVIFAAFAGSLAVGLFLMLWAVGGLRTVAAPAAIGGPFQLTDQSGQTVTDKNLQGKPTLIFFGFTHCPDICPTSLFEISEVLKAMGKDADRVNAYFVSVDPERDTAAAMKDYLSSFDPHLKGLTGDPTAIAKVLSSYRVYAKKVPLKDGDYTMDHTALIYLMDRDGHFVAPFNLKRTPEEAAVDLKRYL; from the coding sequence ATGACCCGGACCACGCGCCCATTGGTGATCTTCGCTGCCTTCGCGGGCAGTCTGGCGGTCGGCCTGTTCCTCATGCTGTGGGCAGTCGGCGGCTTGCGCACCGTCGCAGCGCCGGCCGCGATCGGCGGGCCGTTCCAGCTCACCGATCAGTCCGGCCAGACCGTCACCGACAAGAACCTCCAGGGCAAGCCGACGCTGATCTTCTTCGGCTTCACCCATTGCCCGGACATCTGCCCGACCTCGTTGTTCGAGATTTCCGAGGTCCTGAAGGCGATGGGCAAGGACGCCGACCGCGTGAACGCCTATTTCGTTTCGGTCGATCCGGAACGCGACACCGCTGCGGCGATGAAGGACTATCTGTCGAGCTTCGATCCGCACCTCAAGGGCCTGACCGGCGATCCCACAGCGATCGCCAAGGTGCTGTCGAGCTATCGCGTCTACGCCAAGAAGGTGCCGCTGAAGGATGGCGACTACACGATGGATCACACCGCGCTGATCTATCTGATGGACCGCGACGGCCATTTCGTCGCGCCGTTCAATCTGAAACGGACGCCCGAAGAGGCGGCGGTCGATCTCAAACGGTATCTCTGA
- a CDS encoding transporter substrate-binding domain-containing protein, with protein MPNPSAQPFAVRSRQLRLAAGMIAAVVLVMAEPAVAQTPPAQPPQAPAAKPAAAPPPPARPAPAPAAPPAAAAPSQPNQPPKAAEAAPQAVPGFWDPRRRPDRPDLSRLTVIRFLTETDYPPFNFTGPDGNPAGFNVDLARALCDEIKVTCTIQMRRFETLIDALATNRGDAIIASMAVTPQLRAKVDFTDPYYRAPARFVSRRDNVMPEIRPEYLEGKKVGVIGGTSHEAYLKAMFTDAEIHSYPDNDALRAALRRGEVDFIFGDAISLAFWINGTDSAECCAFSGGPFVESRYFGEGVGIAVRKGNDLLRQSLNWALFRIWEKGRFTDLWLRYFSISPF; from the coding sequence ATGCCCAATCCGTCCGCCCAGCCTTTTGCCGTCCGCTCGCGCCAGCTTCGCCTGGCCGCGGGGATGATTGCCGCCGTCGTGCTGGTGATGGCGGAGCCCGCGGTCGCACAGACACCACCGGCACAGCCACCGCAGGCGCCAGCGGCCAAGCCGGCCGCTGCGCCGCCTCCGCCCGCAAGGCCTGCCCCGGCACCAGCGGCGCCCCCGGCGGCAGCTGCCCCGTCGCAGCCGAATCAGCCGCCCAAGGCCGCCGAGGCTGCGCCGCAGGCGGTGCCGGGCTTCTGGGACCCGCGGCGCCGGCCGGATCGGCCGGACCTGTCGCGGCTCACCGTGATCCGCTTCCTGACCGAGACCGATTATCCGCCGTTCAACTTCACCGGTCCGGACGGCAATCCGGCCGGCTTCAACGTCGATCTGGCGCGCGCGCTCTGCGACGAGATCAAGGTCACCTGCACTATCCAGATGCGCCGCTTCGAGACCCTGATCGATGCGCTCGCCACCAACCGGGGCGACGCCATCATCGCCTCGATGGCGGTGACGCCGCAGCTGCGCGCCAAGGTCGATTTCACCGATCCCTATTACCGCGCGCCGGCGCGCTTCGTGTCGCGCCGCGACAATGTGATGCCGGAAATCCGCCCGGAATATCTCGAGGGCAAGAAGGTCGGCGTCATCGGAGGCACTTCGCACGAGGCCTACCTCAAGGCGATGTTCACCGACGCCGAGATCCATTCCTATCCGGATAACGATGCGCTGCGCGCGGCGCTGCGCCGCGGCGAGGTCGACTTCATCTTCGGCGATGCGATCTCGCTGGCGTTCTGGATCAACGGCACCGATTCCGCCGAATGCTGCGCGTTCTCCGGCGGCCCCTTTGTCGAGAGCCGCTATTTCGGCGAGGGCGTCGGCATCGCCGTGCGCAAGGGCAACGACCTGCTGCGGCAGTCGCTGAACTGGGCGCTGTTCCGGATCTGGGAAAAAGGCCGCTTCACCGACCTGTGGCTGCGCTATTTCTCGATCAGCCCGTTCTAG
- a CDS encoding FAD-binding dehydrogenase → MADDADVIVIGAGLAGLVAATEIADAGKRVIVLDQEGEQSIGGQAFWSFGGLFLVDSPEQRRLGIKDSIDLALQDWMGTAGFDRDEDHWPRKWAEAYVAFAAGEKRDWLRAMGHRIFPVVGWAERGGYDAMGHGNSVPRFHVTWGTGPGIVEPFERRAREAARSGLLVFKFRHRVDALSVSNGTVDGVSGAILEPSSVERGKSSSRNVVGDFTLRAQAVIVASGGIGGNHDLVRQNWPRRLGEPPKFMISGVPEHVDGRMIGITEAAGGRLINRDRMWHYVEGIQNWNPIWPRHGIRILPGPSSMWFDASGKRLPAPLFPGSDTLGQLHYIMGTGYDYSWFILTQSIIKKEFALSGSEQNPDLTGKSWRMTIKRATNKGAPAPVEAFKQHGADFIVRDNLADLVAAMNKLAGNDLLQPDAIKAQIEARDREITNPYVKDAQVMNLHNARRYIGDRLIRTAKPHRILDPEHGPLIAVKLNILTRKTLGGFETDLDSRVFGNDHQIISGLYAAGEAAGFGGGGVHGYRSLEGTFLGGCLFSGRNAGRAAAKAVG, encoded by the coding sequence ATGGCTGACGATGCAGATGTGATCGTGATCGGCGCCGGACTTGCCGGCCTGGTCGCCGCAACCGAGATCGCCGACGCAGGCAAGCGCGTCATCGTGCTCGATCAGGAAGGGGAACAGAGCATCGGCGGCCAGGCTTTCTGGTCGTTCGGCGGATTGTTCCTGGTCGATTCGCCGGAACAGCGCCGGCTCGGCATCAAGGATTCGATCGACCTCGCGCTGCAGGACTGGATGGGCACCGCGGGTTTTGATCGTGACGAGGATCACTGGCCGCGCAAATGGGCGGAGGCCTATGTCGCATTCGCGGCGGGCGAGAAACGCGACTGGCTGCGCGCGATGGGCCATCGCATCTTCCCCGTCGTCGGCTGGGCCGAGCGCGGCGGCTACGACGCCATGGGCCACGGCAATTCGGTGCCGCGCTTTCACGTCACCTGGGGCACCGGCCCCGGCATCGTCGAGCCGTTCGAGCGCCGCGCGCGCGAGGCCGCCAGGAGCGGACTGCTGGTGTTCAAGTTCCGCCATCGCGTCGATGCGCTCAGCGTCAGCAACGGCACGGTCGACGGCGTCAGCGGCGCCATCCTGGAACCGAGTTCGGTCGAGCGCGGCAAGAGCTCCTCGCGCAATGTGGTCGGCGATTTCACGCTGCGCGCGCAGGCTGTCATCGTCGCCTCCGGCGGCATCGGCGGCAATCACGACCTGGTGCGGCAAAACTGGCCGCGGCGGCTCGGCGAACCGCCGAAGTTCATGATCTCCGGCGTGCCCGAACATGTCGACGGCCGCATGATCGGGATCACCGAGGCCGCGGGCGGGCGGCTGATCAACCGCGACCGCATGTGGCACTATGTCGAGGGCATCCAGAACTGGAACCCGATCTGGCCGCGTCACGGCATCCGGATTCTGCCCGGGCCGTCGTCGATGTGGTTCGACGCATCAGGCAAGCGGCTGCCGGCGCCGCTGTTCCCGGGCTCCGACACGCTCGGGCAGCTGCATTACATCATGGGCACCGGCTACGATTATTCGTGGTTCATCCTGACCCAGAGCATCATCAAGAAGGAGTTCGCGCTGTCAGGCTCCGAACAGAACCCTGATCTGACCGGCAAGAGCTGGCGCATGACGATCAAGCGCGCCACCAACAAGGGCGCGCCGGCGCCGGTCGAAGCCTTCAAGCAGCATGGCGCCGACTTCATCGTGCGCGACAACCTCGCCGACCTCGTCGCTGCCATGAACAAGCTCGCCGGCAATGACCTGTTGCAGCCCGACGCTATCAAGGCGCAGATCGAGGCGCGCGACCGCGAGATCACCAACCCCTATGTCAAGGATGCGCAGGTGATGAACCTGCACAATGCGCGGCGCTATATCGGCGACCGGCTGATCCGGACCGCCAAGCCGCACCGCATCCTCGATCCCGAGCACGGCCCGCTGATCGCAGTGAAGCTCAACATCCTGACCCGCAAGACGCTCGGCGGCTTCGAGACGGATCTCGATTCACGCGTATTCGGCAACGATCACCAGATCATAAGCGGGCTCTATGCCGCCGGTGAAGCCGCCGGCTTCGGCGGCGGTGGCGTGCACGGCTATCGCTCGCTGGAGGGGACGTTCCTCGGCGGCTGCCTGTTCTCCGGCCGCAACGCCGGGCGCGCGGCGGCGAAGGCGGTGGGTTAG
- a CDS encoding helix-turn-helix transcriptional regulator, whose protein sequence is MIRKTKRKYGCPVEFSIDQLSGKWKTVILSRLKVRPMRYGELRHDIPQLSDKVLTERLRDLCNSGFVKQERGGGASRYCLTRRGEMLKPMLQALYDWGEANADTFGVRFASVEVE, encoded by the coding sequence ATGATCCGCAAGACCAAGCGCAAATATGGTTGCCCGGTCGAGTTCTCGATCGACCAGCTCAGCGGCAAATGGAAGACCGTGATCCTGAGCCGCCTCAAGGTCCGCCCGATGCGCTACGGCGAGTTGCGCCACGACATTCCGCAGCTCAGTGACAAGGTCTTGACCGAGCGCCTGCGCGATCTCTGCAACTCGGGGTTCGTCAAGCAGGAGCGCGGCGGCGGCGCCTCGCGCTATTGCCTCACCAGGCGCGGCGAGATGCTGAAGCCGATGCTGCAGGCGCTGTACGATTGGGGCGAGGCGAATGCGGACACGTTCGGGGTGCGCTTCGCCAGCGTGGAGGTGGAGTAG
- a CDS encoding alpha/beta fold hydrolase, which produces MRLALDISSQWYPDRPAEPTDASDEQELPWTTANSVALQLPTMRLLDFSSAVEGPPLLVCAPYALHRAKIADLAHGHSLMAALQEAGTARLYLTDWRSATPEMRYFSIDTFLSDLNVAVDTIGPPVDLAGLCQGGWLSLLYAARFPDKVRRLVLAGSPVDVSVPSELSRMVASLPQQSFEAMVRQGEGIVSGEHMLQVWSLPFNLLDVEAALQRRLDGKSEDARVLLDRFTRWNDETLDLPGTYYLEVTDWIFRQNRIAAGDFVALGRKIDLAAVTLPVFLLAAEKDIVVPPDQAFATMRLLGTPPAWLQCDTEPCGHLGLFVGCMALTGPWRRIARWLQSDLDEATGGRARISA; this is translated from the coding sequence ATGCGATTGGCGCTGGACATCTCCTCACAATGGTACCCGGATCGCCCGGCCGAGCCCACAGATGCGTCAGACGAACAGGAACTGCCCTGGACGACGGCCAATTCCGTCGCGCTGCAATTGCCGACGATGCGCCTGCTCGACTTCTCGAGCGCGGTCGAGGGCCCGCCGCTGCTGGTCTGCGCGCCCTACGCGCTGCACCGCGCGAAGATCGCGGATCTTGCACACGGCCACAGCCTGATGGCGGCGTTGCAGGAGGCCGGTACTGCACGTCTCTATCTCACCGATTGGCGCTCGGCGACGCCGGAGATGCGGTATTTCTCGATTGACACCTTTCTGTCCGATCTCAACGTCGCCGTTGACACCATCGGACCACCCGTCGACCTCGCAGGTCTCTGTCAGGGAGGATGGCTGTCACTGCTCTATGCGGCGCGCTTTCCCGACAAGGTGCGGCGGCTGGTGCTTGCGGGCAGCCCGGTTGACGTGTCGGTGCCGTCGGAGCTTTCCAGGATGGTCGCCTCGCTCCCGCAGCAATCCTTCGAGGCAATGGTGCGGCAGGGTGAAGGGATCGTCAGCGGCGAGCACATGCTTCAGGTCTGGAGCCTCCCGTTCAACCTGCTTGACGTGGAGGCTGCGCTGCAGCGGCGGCTCGACGGCAAGTCGGAGGATGCGCGGGTCCTGCTCGATCGCTTTACGCGCTGGAACGACGAGACGCTTGATCTGCCCGGCACCTACTACCTCGAAGTGACCGACTGGATCTTTCGCCAGAACCGGATCGCGGCCGGAGACTTCGTTGCGCTCGGTCGCAAGATCGATCTTGCCGCAGTGACCTTGCCCGTCTTCCTGCTCGCTGCGGAGAAGGACATCGTTGTTCCGCCTGATCAGGCATTCGCGACAATGCGGCTCCTGGGCACGCCGCCCGCATGGTTGCAATGCGACACCGAGCCGTGCGGCCATCTCGGCCTGTTCGTCGGCTGCATGGCCCTGACCGGCCCGTGGCGCCGGATTGCACGCTGGCTTCAGTCCGATCTCGACGAGGCCACAGGCGGGCGAGCGCGGATCAGCGCGTGA
- a CDS encoding aromatic ring-hydroxylating dioxygenase subunit alpha, producing the protein MADDDGIFLRNAWYVAALNHELIDGKKLARTILERPIVIYRGASGKVVALDDRCCHRAAPLSMGRVEGDDIRCMYHGMKFAADGKCIQIPGQDAIPAKLGVRSYPVVERYNMIFIWTGDPEKADPKLILDYPPLEDPKWRGLPGYMHYKANWLLIVDNLSDFAHLAFVHTNTLGGSEEYAYKTKPVAIEKLEDGFRVERWHMGADAPPYHKKVIPNKADMVDRRNVGRMIVPGIFTLDTMFAPAGQGAEKGVQVPGTRQYRNAQFMTPETRSSTHFFWNYLHDFDTDNANIALSLRHSLEEAFNEDKDFIEAQQKVLDADPDYQLLAIGADAPLTYFRWLFARRLDTEKATARAA; encoded by the coding sequence TTGGCTGACGACGACGGGATTTTCCTGCGCAACGCCTGGTACGTGGCGGCGCTGAACCACGAGCTGATCGACGGCAAGAAGCTGGCGCGCACCATCCTGGAGCGGCCGATCGTGATCTATCGCGGCGCCAGCGGAAAGGTCGTCGCGCTCGACGACCGTTGCTGCCATCGCGCGGCGCCGCTCTCGATGGGACGGGTCGAGGGCGACGACATCAGGTGCATGTATCACGGCATGAAGTTCGCGGCCGACGGCAAGTGCATCCAGATCCCCGGCCAGGACGCGATCCCCGCCAAGCTCGGCGTGCGCAGCTATCCCGTGGTCGAGCGCTACAACATGATCTTCATCTGGACCGGCGATCCGGAGAAGGCCGATCCGAAGCTGATCCTCGACTATCCGCCGCTCGAAGATCCCAAATGGCGCGGCCTGCCGGGCTATATGCACTACAAGGCCAACTGGCTCCTGATCGTCGACAACCTCAGCGACTTCGCGCATCTCGCTTTCGTGCACACCAACACGCTCGGCGGTTCCGAGGAATATGCCTACAAGACCAAGCCGGTCGCGATCGAGAAGCTGGAGGACGGTTTCCGCGTCGAGCGCTGGCACATGGGCGCCGATGCGCCGCCCTACCACAAGAAGGTGATCCCGAACAAAGCCGACATGGTCGATCGCCGCAATGTCGGCCGCATGATCGTGCCGGGTATCTTCACGCTCGACACGATGTTCGCGCCGGCCGGGCAGGGCGCGGAGAAGGGCGTTCAGGTGCCGGGCACCCGGCAATACCGCAACGCGCAGTTCATGACCCCGGAGACGCGCTCCTCAACGCACTTCTTCTGGAACTATCTGCACGATTTCGACACCGACAACGCGAACATCGCGCTGTCGCTGCGGCATTCGCTCGAGGAGGCCTTCAACGAGGACAAGGACTTCATCGAGGCGCAGCAGAAGGTGCTCGATGCCGATCCGGATTATCAGTTGCTGGCGATCGGCGCCGACGCGCCGTTGACCTATTTCCGCTGGCTGTTCGCGCGCCGGCTCGATACGGAGAAGGCAACGGCACGGGCCGCATGA
- a CDS encoding CDGSH iron-sulfur domain-containing protein, whose product MTEDSSVERANDKQKPRKRIVVRSNGPYEAEPGIAIVDHLGVPVAAEAPVRLCRCGQSQTKPFCDDSHVARGFTDGRDPRRVPDKLDVHAGQQAYVFDNRGTCAHSGFCTDRLNSVFHLGEEPFIAPSGARLDDLINAVRRCPSGALGIGIGPARDTNLSDVDRPPQIEVSKDGPYRLTGHVELVGEDGAPIARNEGASQEHASLCRCGSSLNKPFCSGMHWNVDFHDPVPDPLREPTLFEWAGGYPALLDMTRIFYSRYVPEDPLLGPLFAEMSPDHPERVAAWLSEVFGGPRFYTERYGGYRRMVSQHIGKEIRPEQRALWATYMVQSADDAGLPSDPEFRAAFVAYIEWGSRIAVENSGADATPPPNMPVPRWWWVCNATPAARPSAIADDAQGANEVSVVLPGPDEEVQFEQHIRPLFRPMDRNSMLFAFDLWKEEDVSKHSRQILARLEAGTMPCDGAWPAERIALFARWAFQPHS is encoded by the coding sequence ATGACAGAAGACAGTTCCGTCGAGCGTGCGAACGACAAGCAGAAGCCGCGCAAGCGCATCGTCGTCAGAAGCAACGGTCCCTACGAAGCCGAGCCCGGCATTGCGATCGTCGATCATCTCGGTGTGCCTGTTGCAGCCGAGGCGCCGGTGCGGCTGTGCCGCTGCGGACAATCGCAGACAAAGCCGTTCTGCGACGACAGCCACGTCGCGCGCGGCTTCACCGACGGCAGGGATCCGCGGCGGGTGCCCGACAAGCTCGACGTCCATGCGGGACAACAAGCCTATGTGTTCGACAATCGCGGCACCTGCGCGCATTCCGGCTTTTGCACCGACCGGCTCAATTCCGTGTTTCATCTCGGCGAGGAGCCTTTCATCGCGCCAAGCGGGGCGCGTCTGGATGATCTCATCAACGCGGTGCGCAGGTGTCCGTCGGGCGCACTCGGCATCGGCATTGGTCCCGCGCGGGACACCAACCTGTCCGACGTCGACCGGCCGCCGCAGATCGAAGTGTCGAAGGACGGCCCCTATCGGCTCACCGGCCATGTCGAACTGGTCGGTGAGGATGGCGCGCCGATCGCACGAAACGAAGGTGCGTCGCAGGAACATGCCAGCCTGTGCCGCTGCGGTTCATCGCTGAACAAACCGTTCTGCAGCGGCATGCACTGGAATGTCGATTTTCACGATCCCGTCCCCGATCCCTTGCGCGAGCCGACGCTGTTCGAATGGGCTGGCGGCTATCCGGCGCTGCTCGACATGACGCGCATCTTCTACAGCCGCTACGTGCCGGAGGATCCGCTGCTCGGCCCGCTGTTCGCCGAGATGTCGCCGGACCATCCGGAACGGGTCGCGGCCTGGCTGAGCGAAGTGTTCGGTGGCCCGCGCTTCTATACCGAACGCTATGGCGGCTATCGGCGGATGGTGTCGCAACATATCGGCAAGGAGATCCGGCCGGAGCAGCGCGCGCTGTGGGCCACCTACATGGTGCAGAGCGCCGACGACGCCGGCTTGCCATCCGATCCGGAATTCCGCGCCGCCTTCGTCGCCTATATCGAATGGGGCTCGCGGATCGCGGTGGAGAATTCCGGCGCCGACGCGACACCGCCGCCGAACATGCCGGTGCCGCGCTGGTGGTGGGTCTGCAACGCGACGCCCGCGGCGCGACCATCCGCCATCGCAGACGATGCGCAGGGCGCGAACGAGGTCAGCGTCGTGCTGCCGGGTCCCGATGAAGAGGTGCAATTCGAACAGCACATCCGGCCGCTGTTCCGGCCGATGGACCGCAATTCGATGCTGTTCGCTTTCGATCTCTGGAAGGAGGAAGACGTCAGCAAGCACAGTCGGCAGATTCTGGCTCGCCTCGAGGCCGGCACGATGCCGTGCGATGGCGCGTGGCCGGCCGAGCGGATCGCCCTGTTCGCGCGCTGGGCGTTCCAGCCGCATTCGTGA